One Helianthus annuus cultivar XRQ/B chromosome 12, HanXRQr2.0-SUNRISE, whole genome shotgun sequence genomic region harbors:
- the LOC110866737 gene encoding zinc finger CCHC domain-containing protein 9-like — translation MAGSDKINSHPMENNDNARINLTGAELKALVDDAVKKALERQYEEYSGTRSRTLSIPHSKPPSKKDEPKKEDDECHPSNNHSDPSQQIILNQGPHDKGCSYKYFISCKPRDFTGENGAVDFRGMAAKASENGKRKREDENSRRSDRKSSGLKRDSQQSVEKTKCETCRKYHLGKCKFESQPLPCGICKSQEHKTLDCEKLKDATCYGCNERGHVKTNCPKNQKKPEEAKRTNA, via the exons ATGGCTGGCTCAGATAAAATTAATAGCCACCCAATGGAGAACAATGATAACGCCCGAATTAATTTAACGGGTGCTGAACTAAAAGCGTTGGTAGACGACGCAGTTAAGAAGGCCTTAGAGCGGCAGTACGAAGAGTATAGTGGGACTCGTAGTAGGACCCTATCTATACCACATTCGAAGCCTCCTTCCAAGAAGGATGAACCCAAGAAGGAAGATGACGAGTGTCACCCTTCTAATAATCACAGCGATCCGTCTCAACAGATCATACTAAATCAAGGACCCCatgataagggttgctcctacaagTACTTTATTtcatgtaaaccccgggatttcactggggagaatgGAGCTGTAGATT TCAGAGGCATGGCTGCCAAGGCCTCTGAAAATGGAAAGAGAAAAAGGGAGGATGAGAATTCTCGTCGCTCCGATAGAAAGAGTTCCGGGTTAAAAAGAGACAGTCAGCAGTCGGTTGAGAAGACCAAGTgcgaaacctgtaggaaataccacctcgggaaatgcaaATTCGAATCTCAGCCCCtaccttgtgggatttgcaaatcacAGGAACATAAAACCCTGGATTGCGAAAAGctaaaagatgcaacctgttacGGTTGTAACGAGAGGGGGCAtgtcaagaccaactgccctaagAATCAGAAGAAACCCGAAGAAGCCAAAAGAACAAACGCATGA